The proteins below are encoded in one region of Helianthus annuus cultivar XRQ/B chromosome 2, HanXRQr2.0-SUNRISE, whole genome shotgun sequence:
- the LOC110921287 gene encoding U2 small nuclear ribonucleoprotein A'-like — MVRLTADLIWKSPHFVNALCERELDLRGNKIPEIENLGATEGRISLLQGEVSTIGSDLEALKVSEDICFVAGGFCFIKF, encoded by the exons ATGGTGAGACTTACAGCCGATTTGATATGGAAAAGCCCTCATTTCGTCAACGCTCTTTGCGAACGTGAACTCGATCTTCGAG GAAATAAGATTCCTGAGATAGAGAATTTGGGCGCTACTGAG GGGCGGATTTCTTTGCTTCAAGGTGAAGTATCCACAATCGGATCTGATTTGGAGGCACTCAAGGTATCCGAAGACATTTGTTTTGTTGCTGGTGGTTTTTgctttataaaattttga